One region of Syntrophobacter fumaroxidans MPOB genomic DNA includes:
- a CDS encoding protein-tyrosine phosphatase family protein, translating to MSDRREPAAGSPGATEEVVPPLRGSYWVLPGRLLAGRCPIRHDPGDTARDLGVLIESGIRCVIDLMDGKEVDRDGNPFPDYGDALTRVARAAGTAVTRRKIPVDHLAPEEGAIRTVLDAIDGALAEGKPVFLHCWAGRGRTGVIVGCYLVRNGLSGREALEEIARLRGHLESEHPSPEAETQRKIVLTWQDTTRAAG from the coding sequence ATGAGCGATCGCAGGGAACCTGCCGCCGGCTCGCCCGGAGCAACCGAGGAGGTCGTGCCGCCGCTGAGGGGAAGCTACTGGGTGTTGCCCGGTAGGTTGCTGGCCGGACGATGTCCGATACGGCACGACCCCGGCGACACGGCGCGGGATCTGGGGGTATTGATCGAGAGCGGCATTCGCTGCGTGATCGACCTCATGGACGGCAAGGAAGTGGATCGCGACGGAAACCCTTTCCCGGATTACGGGGATGCGCTCACCCGGGTGGCCCGGGCCGCCGGCACGGCCGTCACGCGGCGAAAAATCCCGGTGGACCACCTCGCGCCGGAAGAAGGCGCCATCCGGACCGTGCTCGATGCGATCGACGGGGCTCTGGCGGAGGGAAAGCCGGTTTTCCTGCATTGCTGGGCCGGGCGGGGTCGCACAGGGGTGATCGTGGGCTGCTACCTCGTGCGCAACGGTTTGAGCGGAAGAGAAGCCTTGGAGGAAATCGCCCGTCTGCGCGGACACCTGGAAAGCGAGCATCCCTCGCCGGAAGCCGAGACGCAGAGGAAGATCGTTCTGACCTGGCAGGATACCACACGGGCTGCCGGATGA
- the carB gene encoding carbamoyl-phosphate synthase large subunit, giving the protein MPKRNDIQKVMIIGSGPIIIGQACEFDYSGTQACKALRKLGYSILLVNSNPATIMTDPGMADVTYIEPLTFESVKKIIEKERPDAILPNLGGQTGLNLTAELHRKGVLDACGVKIIGVQADAIERGEDRIAFKETMNRLNIEMPRSEPALSVKEAEEIAARLGYPVVIRPAYTLGGTGGGLVYNVEELRTIAGRGISASLVGQVLVEESVLGWEELELEVVRDAKNRRITVCFIENVDAMGIHTGDSFCTAPMLTISPALQEKLQKYSYDIVEAIEVIGGTNIQFAHDPKTGRVVVIEINPRTSRSSALASKATGFPIAMISSMLAGGLTLDEIPYWREGTLDKYTPWGDYVVVKFARWAFEKFKGVEDRLGTQMRAVGEVMSLGKNYKEALQKSIRSLEIGRHGFGFAGDFRGRPLEELMEALCTATSERQFLMYEALRKGADVGAIYAKTHIKPWFIEQMKELVELEETILSHKGRELPDDLLARAKRDGFADKYLAQLLQVPEARIRNRRKELGIVQGWQAVPVSGVENAAYFYSTYNAPDAVETSSRRKIMVLGGGPNRIGQGIEFDYCCVHAAFALRDEGFESIMVNCNPETVSTDYDTSDKLYFEPVTVEDVLSIYEKEKPEGVIVQFGGQTPLNIARELCDEGVNILGTTVDTIDLAEDRDRFRGMMKKLGIPMPESGMASTLEEALEVARKIGYPLMVRPSYVLGGRGMEIVHDEEMLERYVAAATGVTPDRPILIDKFLENAIEAEADAISDGTDAFVPAVMEHIELAGIHSGDSACVIPPISIPPRHLETIYEYTRKIAVELNVVGLMNIQYAIARDTVYVLEANPRASRTVPLVSKVCNIPMARMATWIMLGRKLGELGVKSRHIPHFGVKEAVFPFNMFPEVDPVLGPEMRSTGEVLGMADSFGLAYFKAQEATLQGLPPTGTVLITVADEDKEAALQVAKHFEGLGFKLMTTRGTHRFMRENGIRTERIDKLHEGRPNIVDAIKNKEIHLVINTPDGKVSLHDDSYIRKAAITYKVPYITTIAAAVAAARGIEAFRKGWKAAKSLQEYHADIK; this is encoded by the coding sequence ATGCCCAAACGCAACGACATTCAAAAGGTGATGATCATCGGCTCGGGGCCGATCATCATCGGCCAGGCCTGTGAATTCGACTATTCGGGAACCCAGGCGTGCAAGGCGCTTCGAAAACTGGGTTATTCCATTCTGTTGGTCAACTCCAACCCGGCGACCATCATGACGGATCCGGGAATGGCCGATGTGACGTACATCGAGCCGCTGACCTTCGAATCGGTGAAAAAGATCATCGAAAAGGAACGCCCGGACGCCATCCTGCCCAATCTCGGCGGTCAGACCGGGCTGAACCTCACGGCCGAGCTTCACCGCAAGGGCGTCCTGGATGCCTGCGGGGTCAAAATCATCGGCGTCCAGGCGGATGCCATCGAACGCGGGGAAGACCGGATCGCCTTCAAGGAGACCATGAACCGGCTCAACATTGAAATGCCGAGGAGCGAGCCGGCTCTGTCGGTGAAGGAGGCCGAGGAGATCGCCGCCCGGCTGGGATATCCGGTGGTGATACGGCCGGCCTACACGCTCGGGGGCACCGGCGGAGGACTCGTCTACAACGTGGAGGAATTGCGCACCATTGCCGGCCGGGGCATTTCCGCGAGCCTGGTGGGACAGGTGCTCGTCGAAGAATCGGTGCTCGGGTGGGAGGAATTGGAGCTCGAAGTGGTGCGTGACGCCAAGAACCGGCGAATCACCGTGTGTTTCATTGAAAACGTGGACGCCATGGGGATTCATACGGGGGATTCGTTCTGCACCGCCCCCATGCTCACCATCTCCCCTGCTTTGCAGGAGAAGCTGCAGAAGTATTCCTATGACATTGTCGAAGCCATCGAGGTCATCGGCGGAACCAACATCCAGTTCGCGCACGATCCGAAAACCGGCCGCGTGGTGGTGATCGAGATCAACCCGAGAACATCCCGCTCGTCGGCACTCGCCTCCAAGGCGACCGGTTTCCCCATCGCCATGATTTCCTCGATGCTGGCCGGAGGCCTCACCCTCGATGAAATCCCCTACTGGCGCGAAGGCACCCTGGACAAATACACGCCCTGGGGGGACTACGTGGTCGTGAAGTTCGCCCGCTGGGCGTTCGAGAAATTCAAGGGCGTCGAGGACCGCCTCGGCACGCAGATGCGTGCGGTGGGAGAGGTGATGAGCCTGGGCAAGAACTACAAGGAAGCCCTTCAGAAGTCCATCCGCTCCCTGGAAATCGGCCGGCACGGATTCGGTTTTGCCGGGGATTTCCGTGGCAGGCCGCTGGAAGAACTGATGGAAGCACTCTGCACGGCCACCAGCGAACGCCAGTTCCTCATGTACGAAGCCTTGAGGAAAGGCGCCGACGTCGGGGCAATCTACGCCAAGACCCACATCAAGCCCTGGTTCATCGAACAGATGAAGGAACTGGTCGAACTTGAGGAAACGATCCTTTCCCACAAGGGGCGCGAGCTGCCCGATGATCTGCTCGCCCGGGCCAAGCGGGACGGCTTTGCCGACAAGTACCTGGCGCAACTGCTGCAAGTGCCCGAAGCCCGGATCCGCAATCGAAGAAAAGAGCTTGGAATCGTCCAGGGGTGGCAGGCGGTGCCGGTCAGCGGGGTCGAGAACGCCGCTTACTTCTATTCGACCTATAACGCTCCCGATGCGGTCGAAACCAGCAGCCGCCGCAAGATCATGGTCCTCGGGGGAGGTCCGAACCGGATCGGCCAGGGAATAGAGTTCGACTACTGCTGCGTGCACGCCGCCTTCGCCCTCAGAGACGAAGGTTTCGAATCCATCATGGTGAACTGCAACCCGGAAACGGTTTCCACCGACTACGACACCTCGGACAAACTGTATTTCGAACCGGTGACCGTGGAAGACGTCCTGTCGATCTATGAAAAGGAGAAACCGGAGGGCGTCATCGTTCAGTTCGGCGGGCAGACCCCGTTGAACATCGCGCGGGAGCTTTGCGACGAGGGGGTGAACATCCTGGGAACGACGGTGGACACCATCGATCTTGCGGAAGACCGGGATCGATTCCGCGGGATGATGAAGAAGCTCGGCATACCGATGCCGGAATCGGGCATGGCGAGCACCCTGGAAGAAGCCCTGGAGGTGGCGCGCAAAATCGGCTACCCGCTCATGGTGAGGCCGTCCTACGTGCTCGGCGGACGCGGCATGGAGATCGTCCATGACGAGGAGATGCTCGAGCGTTACGTGGCGGCGGCGACGGGCGTCACCCCCGATCGGCCCATCCTCATCGACAAGTTCCTCGAGAACGCCATCGAGGCCGAGGCGGACGCCATTTCCGACGGGACCGACGCTTTCGTGCCCGCCGTCATGGAACACATCGAGCTGGCGGGGATTCATTCCGGCGATTCGGCGTGCGTCATTCCACCCATCAGCATCCCGCCGCGTCACCTCGAAACCATCTATGAATACACGCGCAAGATCGCCGTCGAGCTCAACGTGGTCGGCCTCATGAACATTCAGTACGCCATTGCGAGGGACACGGTCTACGTCTTGGAAGCCAACCCGAGGGCATCCCGCACCGTTCCCCTGGTGTCCAAGGTGTGTAATATCCCCATGGCCCGCATGGCCACCTGGATCATGCTCGGCCGAAAACTCGGCGAGCTTGGCGTCAAGAGCCGGCACATACCGCATTTCGGAGTCAAGGAAGCGGTGTTTCCCTTCAACATGTTTCCGGAAGTGGATCCCGTGCTCGGGCCGGAAATGCGCTCAACCGGCGAAGTCCTCGGAATGGCGGATTCTTTCGGCCTGGCCTACTTCAAGGCTCAGGAGGCCACACTCCAGGGCCTCCCGCCGACCGGAACGGTGCTCATCACGGTCGCGGACGAGGACAAGGAAGCCGCACTGCAGGTGGCCAAGCATTTCGAAGGGCTTGGATTCAAGCTCATGACCACGCGCGGCACCCACAGATTCATGCGGGAAAACGGCATCCGGACGGAGCGCATCGACAAGCTGCACGAGGGACGGCCCAATATCGTGGATGCCATCAAGAACAAGGAGATCCACCTGGTCATCAACACACCCGACGGCAAGGTCAGCCTCCACGACGATTCCTACATCCGCAAGGCGGCTATCACTTACAAAGTGCCCTACATCACGACCATCGCCGCCGCCGTTGCCGCGGCCAGGGGGATCGAAGCGTTCCGGAAGGGCTGGAAGGCCGCCAAATCACTCCAGGAATACCACGCGGACATAAAGTGA
- a CDS encoding 2-hydroxyacid dehydrogenase yields the protein MKILVTARLSDDVVSLIEQDHEVEMNRENRPMERGALLAGIAGKQGVLCSISDRVDEEFLALAPGLKIIANFGVGFDHIDIAAASRRGIPVTYTPGVLTDATADIAFALILAVSRRVVEGDRMTREGGFRFWAPFHFLGRQVSGKTLGIVGMGRIGEAVARRAAGFDMKIVYHGRNRLDPADEQRLRARYLPLHELLREADFVSLHVPLTTETRHLIGLEELRLMKPSAVLINTSRGPVVNEAALVEALQEGRIGGAGLDVYENEPELAAGLSGLENVVLLPHVGSATIETRTKMALMAVENLLVGLRGEQPPNCLNWSSVMGVKGR from the coding sequence ATGAAAATCCTGGTGACCGCGCGGCTGTCCGACGATGTGGTGTCGCTCATCGAGCAGGACCATGAAGTTGAAATGAACCGGGAAAATCGACCCATGGAGAGGGGTGCCCTGCTTGCCGGGATAGCGGGCAAACAGGGCGTTCTGTGCAGTATTTCGGACCGTGTGGACGAGGAGTTCCTGGCGCTCGCCCCGGGTCTCAAGATCATCGCGAACTTCGGAGTCGGGTTCGATCATATCGACATTGCCGCCGCTTCCAGGCGCGGGATTCCGGTGACCTACACGCCGGGGGTTCTCACCGACGCGACGGCCGATATTGCGTTTGCCTTGATTCTGGCGGTTTCGCGCCGGGTGGTCGAAGGGGACCGAATGACCAGGGAGGGGGGATTCAGGTTCTGGGCTCCGTTCCACTTCCTCGGGAGGCAGGTGAGCGGGAAGACGCTGGGGATCGTCGGCATGGGGCGCATCGGGGAAGCGGTGGCCAGGCGGGCGGCGGGATTCGACATGAAGATCGTCTACCACGGCCGGAACAGGCTCGACCCGGCCGACGAGCAGCGACTGCGGGCACGATACCTGCCCTTGCACGAGCTCCTGCGGGAAGCCGACTTCGTGTCCCTTCACGTGCCCCTGACCACCGAGACCCGCCATCTCATCGGCCTCGAGGAATTGCGGCTCATGAAGCCTTCGGCCGTCCTGATCAATACGTCGCGCGGCCCGGTGGTGAACGAGGCGGCCCTGGTCGAGGCGCTGCAGGAGGGGCGAATCGGCGGGGCGGGCCTCGACGTCTACGAGAACGAACCCGAATTGGCGGCGGGACTCTCCGGGCTGGAAAACGTGGTGCTCCTTCCACACGTGGGGAGCGCCACCATCGAAACGCGAACGAAAATGGCGCTCATGGCCGTGGAAAACCTCCTGGTCGGACTGCGCGGCGAGCAGCCGCCGAATTGCCTGAACTGGTCCTCGGTGATGGGCGTAAAAGGGAGATGA
- a CDS encoding glycerate kinase type-2 family protein — MRDKQRRALTEIHLAGLRAVEPENAVKVHLRRSGNDLHVGERSYALDDFERIILVGAGKGAAPMAKAVEDVLGDRLAAGWITVKYGHGLSLKKTHVMEAGHPIPDEAGLEATRTLLARLGECSEHDLVVGVFSGGGSALLPAPCPAVSLEEKKEITRLLLECGASIDEINAVRKHLSRSKGGGLAKAAHPATVVSLLLSDVIGDRPDVIASGPTAPDVSTFADALEIIERYGLTGKISTNVLGRLNDGAAGRLEETPKPGDPLFAGLLNLVVGNNRAALNAAADRARALGFHTLVLSSGIRGEAREVAKVFAAVGREVIEAGHPVAAPACILSGGEPTVTVRGPGKGGRSQELALAFAIAVDGLDRLALLAAGTDGTDGPTDAAGAFADGHTCSRALRLGLIPREFLARNDSYNFFAPIDQLFKTGPTRTNVMDLFCLIVDRE, encoded by the coding sequence ATGAGGGACAAGCAGCGCCGTGCGCTCACTGAAATCCACCTTGCGGGGCTTCGGGCCGTGGAGCCGGAGAATGCCGTGAAAGTTCACCTTCGGCGGTCCGGTAACGATCTCCACGTGGGAGAGCGGTCCTACGCCCTGGATGATTTCGAGAGGATCATTCTGGTGGGAGCCGGGAAGGGGGCCGCTCCGATGGCCAAAGCGGTCGAGGACGTTCTTGGCGACCGGCTCGCCGCCGGATGGATTACGGTCAAATACGGTCACGGCCTCTCCCTGAAAAAAACCCATGTCATGGAGGCCGGCCATCCGATTCCGGACGAAGCGGGGCTCGAGGCGACTCGAACGTTGCTGGCCCGGCTCGGGGAATGCTCGGAGCACGATCTGGTCGTCGGGGTCTTTTCCGGCGGAGGTTCCGCTCTGCTTCCCGCGCCATGTCCGGCCGTCTCCCTCGAGGAGAAAAAGGAGATCACTCGGCTGTTGCTGGAATGCGGTGCATCCATCGATGAGATCAACGCCGTCAGGAAGCATCTGTCGCGAAGCAAAGGGGGAGGCCTCGCCAAGGCGGCTCATCCGGCGACGGTGGTTTCCCTCCTGCTCTCGGATGTGATCGGCGACCGGCCGGATGTGATCGCCTCGGGTCCCACCGCACCGGATGTCAGCACCTTCGCGGACGCCCTCGAAATCATCGAACGATACGGCCTCACGGGCAAGATCTCCACGAACGTTCTCGGGCGCCTGAACGACGGGGCCGCAGGCAGACTGGAGGAAACACCCAAACCGGGCGATCCCCTGTTCGCCGGGCTGCTGAACCTGGTCGTCGGGAACAACCGGGCCGCGCTGAACGCCGCCGCCGACAGGGCACGTGCCCTCGGCTTCCATACGCTGGTCCTTTCCTCCGGCATCCGGGGCGAAGCCAGGGAAGTGGCGAAGGTTTTCGCGGCTGTCGGAAGAGAAGTGATCGAGGCGGGGCATCCGGTTGCCGCTCCGGCGTGTATTCTTTCGGGGGGGGAGCCCACCGTCACCGTTCGAGGCCCGGGCAAGGGAGGCCGCAGCCAGGAACTGGCGTTGGCTTTCGCCATCGCCGTGGACGGGCTGGACCGGTTGGCGCTGCTCGCCGCCGGCACCGACGGCACCGATGGGCCAACCGACGCCGCCGGCGCGTTTGCGGATGGGCACACCTGCAGCCGCGCCCTGCGGCTCGGCCTCATCCCCCGTGAATTCCTCGCCCGTAATGATTCATACAATTTTTTTGCGCCGATCGACCAACTGTTCAAAACCGGCCCCACGCGAACCAACGTCATGGACCTCTTCTGCCTGATCGTGGATCGGGAGTGA
- a CDS encoding MBL fold metallo-hydrolase, translated as MTKALTLVLFLVVAVFPDAGAQQVESDRFETAAGPLSVQFLGHGSLAFQFADKVIYVDPYSEVAEYSKLPKADIVFITHEHKDHFDPKALGHIVTDKTLVVLTETCGRQYQEGLVMHNGDLKTIQGITVEAVPAYNIVHLRPSGFPYHAKSFGNGYVFTFGEKRVYVAGDTENIPEMKDLKNIDIAFLPMNLPYTMTPEMVADAARIIRPRILYPYHYGETDVTQLIGLLKDEKSIEVRIRNLK; from the coding sequence ATGACAAAGGCGCTGACTCTGGTGTTGTTCCTCGTTGTGGCGGTCTTTCCCGATGCGGGCGCGCAGCAGGTGGAATCGGACAGATTCGAGACCGCCGCGGGTCCGCTGTCCGTTCAGTTTCTCGGGCACGGCAGCCTTGCCTTCCAATTTGCCGACAAGGTCATCTATGTCGACCCCTACAGCGAAGTCGCCGAGTATTCCAAGCTGCCCAAAGCCGACATCGTTTTCATCACGCACGAACATAAGGACCACTTCGATCCGAAGGCGCTGGGGCACATCGTTACGGACAAAACTCTGGTCGTGTTGACCGAAACCTGCGGTCGGCAGTACCAGGAAGGCCTGGTGATGCACAATGGGGATCTGAAGACCATTCAGGGCATCACGGTGGAGGCGGTCCCGGCCTATAACATCGTGCACTTGAGGCCGTCCGGCTTCCCTTATCACGCAAAAAGCTTCGGCAACGGCTATGTGTTCACCTTCGGCGAAAAGAGGGTTTACGTGGCCGGCGACACGGAAAACATTCCGGAAATGAAAGACCTGAAGAATATCGACATCGCCTTTCTGCCGATGAACCTGCCCTATACCATGACGCCCGAGATGGTCGCCGACGCCGCCCGGATCATCAGGCCCCGGATTCTTTATCCCTATCATTACGGTGAGACCGACGTCACGCAGTTGATCGGTTTGCTCAAGGATGAAAAGAGCATCGAGGTGCGCATCCGGAATCTGAAGTGA
- a CDS encoding efflux RND transporter periplasmic adaptor subunit, translating to MFSPVLNKPALVLAALLLAGVMSGCERQNQYVAPPPPAVTVSQPLKKEVTDYLEFTGTTQAVATVDIRARVQGFLQTATFREGAFVKKNDLLYIIDPRSYQAAVDKAVADLADKKAQAEKAEVEHLRNQRLFKENATSEKELVNAKAARDSAKANVAAAEASLEDAKINLGYCSIYAPLSGRIGRNQVDIGNLVGAGEFTLLTTIKQYDPIYAYFTLNERQLLRLMRLARKGREYAVQDTVIHMALANENGYPHEGRLDYADLGVDQSTGTMLMRSVFSNPNPPAILPGLFVRLRVPAGVRPGALLVSERAIGSDQGGQFVLVVNSEDIVEMRRIVPGSVTDGMRVIEEGLNGDEWIVVNGIQRARPGAKVKPTRVDSVARDAAAGTPSGSAPNTAASPSAKP from the coding sequence TTGTTTTCTCCAGTCCTGAATAAGCCCGCACTGGTCCTGGCGGCCCTGCTTCTGGCGGGAGTAATGTCCGGCTGCGAGCGACAGAACCAGTATGTCGCGCCTCCGCCGCCGGCCGTCACCGTGAGTCAGCCTTTGAAAAAAGAGGTGACCGACTACCTTGAGTTCACCGGGACGACCCAGGCGGTCGCTACCGTCGATATTCGCGCCCGGGTCCAAGGCTTCCTGCAGACCGCCACCTTCAGGGAAGGCGCTTTCGTCAAGAAGAACGATCTGCTCTACATCATTGATCCCAGGTCCTACCAAGCCGCGGTGGACAAGGCCGTGGCCGATCTGGCCGACAAGAAGGCCCAGGCGGAGAAGGCCGAAGTCGAGCATCTTCGCAATCAGAGGCTTTTCAAGGAGAATGCCACCTCCGAGAAGGAACTGGTCAACGCCAAGGCGGCCCGGGATTCCGCCAAAGCCAATGTCGCGGCCGCGGAAGCGAGCCTCGAGGATGCCAAAATCAACCTGGGTTATTGCTCGATTTACGCTCCGCTCAGCGGACGCATCGGCCGGAACCAGGTGGACATCGGCAACCTGGTGGGGGCGGGGGAGTTCACTCTCCTTACGACCATCAAGCAGTACGACCCCATCTATGCCTACTTTACGCTCAACGAACGGCAGCTCCTGAGGCTGATGCGGCTGGCGCGCAAGGGCCGGGAATATGCCGTTCAGGACACGGTCATCCACATGGCGCTGGCCAACGAGAACGGGTATCCGCACGAGGGAAGGCTGGACTACGCGGACCTCGGCGTGGATCAGAGCACCGGGACCATGCTCATGCGCAGCGTCTTTTCGAATCCGAATCCTCCGGCCATTCTGCCCGGCCTGTTCGTGCGGCTGCGCGTGCCGGCCGGGGTCCGACCCGGCGCGCTGCTGGTGAGCGAGCGCGCCATCGGGTCCGACCAGGGCGGTCAGTTCGTGCTGGTTGTGAACTCGGAGGATATCGTCGAAATGAGGCGGATCGTTCCGGGTAGCGTGACGGACGGCATGCGCGTCATAGAGGAAGGTCTCAACGGCGATGAGTGGATCGTCGTCAACGGCATTCAGCGGGCCCGCCCAGGGGCCAAGGTCAAGCCGACGCGCGTCGATTCCGTTGCGCGCGACGCGGCGGCCGGCACTCCGTCCGGCAGCGCCCCGAACACAGCCGCGAGTCCGTCGGCCAAACCGTGA
- the budA gene encoding acetolactate decarboxylase: MSLRDIETRFIHALSLHRRKKHRVHQDLTKAHELYQISTMSVLMEGLYDGHTTYEKLAEHGNFGLGTFNSLDGEMIAFDGSFYQILADGKARLVEPSMKTPFAVVIFFEPDIQLDLPNRMPWHEFEILLKQVAPSHLVFYAIRLEGTFEYIKLRNVTRQQEPYAPLGDIVRGFPVLELRHVKGTMVGFRCPDYSSGINVPGYHLHFLDEERETGGHVMTCTANGVRLQIDHTFNLRMEIPEMFVFDEQARRQPPGEGQSGTAGR, from the coding sequence ATGTCTTTACGGGACATCGAAACCAGATTCATCCACGCGCTCAGTCTTCATCGCAGGAAGAAGCACCGCGTGCACCAGGACTTGACGAAAGCCCATGAGCTCTATCAGATCTCGACTATGAGCGTGCTGATGGAAGGCCTCTACGACGGGCACACCACGTATGAAAAACTGGCCGAACACGGGAATTTCGGATTGGGAACTTTCAATTCCCTGGACGGTGAGATGATCGCCTTCGACGGTTCTTTTTACCAGATCCTCGCGGACGGCAAGGCACGGCTGGTCGAACCCTCCATGAAAACCCCCTTCGCCGTGGTCATCTTCTTCGAGCCGGACATTCAACTGGACCTGCCCAACCGCATGCCCTGGCATGAATTCGAAATCCTGCTCAAACAAGTGGCGCCCAGTCACCTGGTTTTCTACGCCATAAGGCTGGAGGGGACTTTCGAATACATCAAGCTTCGCAACGTCACTCGGCAGCAGGAACCGTACGCGCCCCTGGGAGACATCGTGAGAGGCTTCCCGGTGCTCGAGCTGCGGCATGTCAAGGGGACCATGGTCGGTTTCCGGTGTCCGGATTACAGCAGCGGCATCAACGTGCCCGGGTATCACCTGCATTTTCTCGACGAAGAACGGGAAACCGGCGGCCACGTGATGACCTGCACGGCAAACGGCGTCAGGCTTCAAATCGACCACACCTTCAACCTGCGCATGGAGATTCCCGAGATGTTCGTATTCGACGAACAGGCACGCCGGCAGCCCCCCGGGGAGGGCCAGAGCGGCACAGCGGGTCGCTGA